The Sphingomonas sp. NBWT7 nucleotide sequence AAGACCGGGGCCGTGATCGAGAACGGCAAGCCGCAACTCGCCGAAGCGGTTACGACCTTCGATAACGACCTCCGTTCCCGGTTCGCCGTAGCGACCGGCATTGTCGAGCAGGTTGAGCAGGCAATGATGCAGCAATTGCGGGTCGGCACGTACCAACGGCAGATCGGGCGGGACGTCGAGGCGGACGGCATGTCCTTCCAGCGCCCGCCGCGCGTCGTGCGCCGCACTCGTGACCGCGTCGCTCAGATCGATCGCCTCGACCTTCAGCTTCAGCGCGCCGGCTTCGACACGTGCCATGTCGAGCAGGTTGGCGACGAAGCGGTTCAGCCGCTGTGCCTCGCTTTCAATCGTGCCGATCAACTGGGGGGTTGCCCCCTGATGCAGTTGCGCCGCGGCCGCGATCACGGCGGTCAGCGGCGTGCGCAGATCGTGGCTGACCGAAGAGAGCAGCGCTGCCCGCAGCCGGTCCCGCGTGCGAACCACGTCGACATCGCGCATCTCGGTCTGCAGGCGCAGGCGCTCGAGCACCAGCGCCGCCTGATCGATCAGACTGCTGAGCAGCGGTAACTGGTCGGCGCGGATCGGACTTCCGGGCCGGTCGCTCGCCACACCCAGCACACCCAACACCCGGTCACTCGCCTTCATCGGCTGGAACAGCCATTCCGACGCGGCGAGCGTACCCGACCCTTTTCCTGCGGTGCTGCCGGTGTCGAACGCCCAGCTCGCTGCGGCATTGTCCATCGTCTCGAGCCGATAGCTTGGGTCACTCGCGGCCAATATAGTAAGCTCGGCGCCATCAGTCCGCCCGAGCAGCACGACCTGCACGTCGAGCAGACGACTGACATCGTCACAGATCATCTGCGCCGCGAGATCAAAATCGTTGACGCTCGCGATCTGGCGCAGAAAGCCTGCCAGCGTCGCGTTGGTACGCGCGCTGGCGCTGGCAAGATCGGCTTGCGCTCTCACCCGCGCGGTCAATTGGCTGGTGGCGATCGCGATGCCCAGCAGGACGATCACCGATATCAGATTTTCCGGATTGCTGATCGTCAGCGTGCCGGTCGGCGGCAGGAAGAAGAAATTGTACGCAAGGCTCGAAGCGATTCCGGCGTACAGGCCGGTGCGCAAGCCGAAGAAGCTGGCCGCGGCCATGACCGGCAGCAGGTAAAGCAATGCGACGTTGCCCAGGTTCAGGATCTGGAACAGCGCAGATGCGAGGGCGGTGACGGCCGCGACCATCGCGGTCGTGAATGCATAGCCGGTCGGGGTACCCCATTGTCTCCGGCCGCGCCTAACGCGCTGCCTCGCGGGCGAGGAGGCCGGCATCGGGAGGACGTGAACTGTCACATCGGGGGTGTCGCGGACCAGCTTGTCGACCACGGACCCATGAAGGAGTTCGAACCAGCGGGAGCGGTTGGATTTTCCGAGCACCAATTGCGTAGCGCGCAAGTCGACCAGCACGGACTGGATACCGGTTACGACATTTTCTGCCGGTACGGTCGCGACCGCCCCGCCAAGCTGGGTCGCCAGCGTCATCGTCGCGGCAATTCGGACGTGCTGTTCGTCGGTGAAGTGCGCAGCACGCGGCGTTTCGATGAACACCGCGGTCCAAGGACCACGCAGACCATCGGCGACGCGCTTGGCGGCGCGTACCAGCGCATCGCAGCCCGGCAATTCGCTGATCGCCACGACGATCCGGTCGCTGCCGGCCCACGTGCCGCCCAGCCCCAGCGCGCGAACGTCGTCGAGCATGCGGGCATCGACCGCCTGGGCCGCCCGGCGCAGTGCCAGTTCACGCAACGCGGACAAGTTCGATTTCGAGAAGAAATGGCCGAGCGCGCGGGTCGCCTCGGCGGGCAGATAGACCTTACCCGCCTTCAGCCGTTCGATCAGCTCGTCTGGCGGGATATCGACGACCTCGATCTCCGCCATCTCGAGGATGCTGTCGGGAACCGTTTCGCGCACGCGCACGCGGGTGAAACTGGCGACGACGTCGTTCAGGCTCTCCACGTGCTGGATGTTGACGGTCGAGTAGACGTCGATCCCCGCCGCCAGCAGCTCCTCGACGTCCTGATAGCGTTTCGGGTGGCGGCTGCCCGGCGCGTTGGTGTGCGCCAGTTCGTCGACCAGCACGAGCCGCGGCGCCCGCGCGAGGATCGCGTCGAGATCCATCTCGCGCAGCGTGCGCCCCTCGTAGGCAACGTCGCGTCGCGTGATGATCTCGTGACCGCGGGTCAGCGCCTCCGTCTCGATGCGGCCGTGCGTCTCGACGATGCCGACCACCACGTCCACGCCATCGCGCCGCCGCGCGATCCCTTCCGACAGCATCTCGTACGTCTTGCCGACGCCCGGCGCCGCGCCGAGAAAGATCTTCAAACGTCCGCGGCCCTCCTGTGCGACAGCGCGCAGCAGGGCATCCGGATCGGGCCGCCCCCCCTCCTGTCCCGCGCCGGCGATTGCCATCAGCGCACAGGCGCCGCTGGCCTGCCGTCACGCGCCTGCGCATCGAGCGCCTGGTTGAGCGCCAGCACATTGACGTGCGGGTCGCCGAGGATCGAACGCTCGGTCCGTTCACGCACCAGCGCGTGGACCCGATCGAGCGTGATCCCACGGACACGTGCGACGCGCGGCGCCTGTGCCAGTGCGGCGGCGGGCGACAGGTCAGGGTCGAGACCCGACCCGCTCGCGGTGACGAGGTCGCCCGGGATCGGCCCGGCCATGCCCTCGGCCCGCCGCTTGGCGACATCGGGGGTCACGCGATCGACCAGCGCCTGCGCCGTCGGCCCGAGGTTCGAGCCGGAGGACGCAAGCCCGTCATAGCCCTTGCCCGCCGCGGACGGCCGCGTCTGGAAGTAGCGATCGGCGGTGAACGCCTGTCCGACCACTGCCGAGCCGATCACCGTGCCATCGGCGCCGCGCACTAGGCTGCCGTTGGCCTGGCGTGGAAAGATCGCCTGCCCGATGCCGGTCATCGCCAGCGGATAGGCGAGCCCGAGAAGCGCGGCAAACAGGATCGTCATGACGATCGCCGGACGCAGCGCGGAGGAGAAGTCCTTACCCATCACTCTATTCCCTTACGCTAGGCCGAGGCCGCCGACCACGAGGTCGATGATCTTGATGCCGACGAACGGCGCGACGAGACCGCCGAGGCCGTAGACGGCGAGATTGCGCGCGAGCAGCGGGCCTGCCGCCATCGGCTTGTAGGCGACGCCTTTCAACGCCAGCGGCACCAGCAGCGGGATGATCAGCGCGTTGAAGATGATCGCCGACAGGATCGCGCTTTCCGGCGTGGCGAGCCCCATGACGTTGAGCACGCCAAGGCCGGGATAGAGCGCGACGAACATCGCCGGGATGATCGCGAAATATTTCGCGACGTCGTTCGCGACGGAGAAGGTGGTCAGCGCGCCACGCGTCATCAGCAGCTGCTTGCCGAGCCCGACGACCTCGATCAGCTTGGTCGGATCGCTGTCGAGATCGACCATGTTGCCCGCCTCGCGCGCGGCCTGCGTGCCGGTGTTCATCGCGACGCCGACGTCGGCCTGCGCCAGCGCGGGCGCGTCGTTGGTGCCGTCACCGCACATCGCGACGAGCTTGCCACCGGTCTGCTCCTTGCGGATCAGCGCCAACTTGCCCTCGGGCGTCGCCTGCGCGAGGAAATCGTCGACGCCGGCCTCGGCCGCGATCGCCGCGGCGGTCAGCGGGTTGTCGCCGGTGATCATCACCGTGCGGATGCCCATCGTGCGCAGTTCGCCGAAACGCTCGCGGATGCCCGCCTTGACGACATCCTTGAGGAAGATCGCGCCGAGCAGGCGGCCGTCCTTCGCCACCGCCAGCGGCGTGCCGCCGGCGCGCGCGATCTCGTCGGTGATGCGCCGCAGTTCCGTCGCCGCGGCGGTCTCGCCTGATCCGGCATTGGCGCGCAGGATCGAATCGACCGCGCCCTTCTGAATCAGCGTGTCACCTGCCTTGATCCCCGACACGCGCGTCTGCGCGGTGAAGGCGATGACCTCAGCGCCCTCGGGCATCGGCCGCTGCAGGTTGAACCTGTCGCGCGCGAGGAGGACGATCGAGCGCCCCTCGGGTGTCTCGTCGGCGAGGCTGGCGAGCAGCGCCGCTTCGGCGAGCTCGGCATCGCTCGTCCCGCCGACTGCGCGGAACTCGCTCGCCTGGCGATCGCCGATCGTGATCGTGCCCGTCTTGTCGAGCAGCAGCACGTCGATGTCGCCCG carries:
- the kdpB gene encoding potassium-transporting ATPase subunit KdpB; this translates as MAKSETKSLFTADLVVPAIKASFLKLNPKELVRNPVMLVTAAVAALMTVLLVVGQDTLSVAFKAQLAVWLWLTVLFGTFAEALAEGRGKAQAASLRATKAELVAKRLKGDGRQYDDVPASQLKVGDIVLVETNDLIPSDGEVVSGVASVNEAAITGESAPVIREAGGDRSAVTAGTRVISDEIRVKVTVEPGKGFLDRMIALVEGAERQKTPNEVALTILLVGLTIIFLIAVGTIPGFASYAGGSIPVAVLAALLITLIPTTIAALLSAIGIAGMDRLVRFNVLAKSGRAVEAAGDIDVLLLDKTGTITIGDRQASEFRAVGGTSDAELAEAALLASLADETPEGRSIVLLARDRFNLQRPMPEGAEVIAFTAQTRVSGIKAGDTLIQKGAVDSILRANAGSGETAAATELRRITDEIARAGGTPLAVAKDGRLLGAIFLKDVVKAGIRERFGELRTMGIRTVMITGDNPLTAAAIAAEAGVDDFLAQATPEGKLALIRKEQTGGKLVAMCGDGTNDAPALAQADVGVAMNTGTQAAREAGNMVDLDSDPTKLIEVVGLGKQLLMTRGALTTFSVANDVAKYFAIIPAMFVALYPGLGVLNVMGLATPESAILSAIIFNALIIPLLVPLALKGVAYKPMAAGPLLARNLAVYGLGGLVAPFVGIKIIDLVVGGLGLA
- a CDS encoding sensor histidine kinase KdpD, with translation MAIAGAGQEGGRPDPDALLRAVAQEGRGRLKIFLGAAPGVGKTYEMLSEGIARRRDGVDVVVGIVETHGRIETEALTRGHEIITRRDVAYEGRTLREMDLDAILARAPRLVLVDELAHTNAPGSRHPKRYQDVEELLAAGIDVYSTVNIQHVESLNDVVASFTRVRVRETVPDSILEMAEIEVVDIPPDELIERLKAGKVYLPAEATRALGHFFSKSNLSALRELALRRAAQAVDARMLDDVRALGLGGTWAGSDRIVVAISELPGCDALVRAAKRVADGLRGPWTAVFIETPRAAHFTDEQHVRIAATMTLATQLGGAVATVPAENVVTGIQSVLVDLRATQLVLGKSNRSRWFELLHGSVVDKLVRDTPDVTVHVLPMPASSPARQRVRRGRRQWGTPTGYAFTTAMVAAVTALASALFQILNLGNVALLYLLPVMAAASFFGLRTGLYAGIASSLAYNFFFLPPTGTLTISNPENLISVIVLLGIAIATSQLTARVRAQADLASASARTNATLAGFLRQIASVNDFDLAAQMICDDVSRLLDVQVVLLGRTDGAELTILAASDPSYRLETMDNAAASWAFDTGSTAGKGSGTLAASEWLFQPMKASDRVLGVLGVASDRPGSPIRADQLPLLSSLIDQAALVLERLRLQTEMRDVDVVRTRDRLRAALLSSVSHDLRTPLTAVIAAAAQLHQGATPQLIGTIESEAQRLNRFVANLLDMARVEAGALKLKVEAIDLSDAVTSAAHDARRALEGHAVRLDVPPDLPLVRADPQLLHHCLLNLLDNAGRYGEPGTEVVIEGRNRFGELRLAVLDHGPGLPPGRESEVFETFRRLEGSDRAIGGTGLGLAIVKAFAEAMGMIVEATNRPDSKGAAFALVFPPALIVRDIMIEGAT
- the kdpC gene encoding potassium-transporting ATPase subunit KdpC; this encodes MGKDFSSALRPAIVMTILFAALLGLAYPLAMTGIGQAIFPRQANGSLVRGADGTVIGSAVVGQAFTADRYFQTRPSAAGKGYDGLASSGSNLGPTAQALVDRVTPDVAKRRAEGMAGPIPGDLVTASGSGLDPDLSPAAALAQAPRVARVRGITLDRVHALVRERTERSILGDPHVNVLALNQALDAQARDGRPAAPVR